The region TTACAATTCGGGCATATACAGTAGCCGCCCGGACCTGCTCCTGCACTGCTGCCTCCCATTCTTCCTCTGCCTCTGCCGATCCCAGCTCCTCTTCCGGTACCCGGGCCCTGCCCCATGGGGCCTGTTCCATCTCCAAACGGCATAGAATAAACCTCCTTCATCCCAATTACTCATGAGCATGGTCACACTCAGTTTTTTCAACGCCATATCCTCTTCCTGCACCGGGTGTACACAAACTTTCTCCACCTTCAAGCATACCTTTCTCAAGTTTTTCTATTACTTCATCAATGCTTCCATCCACACCCATAA is a window of Bacillota bacterium DNA encoding:
- a CDS encoding DUF5320 domain-containing protein, which gives rise to MPFGDGTGPMGQGPGTGRGAGIGRGRGRMGGSSAGAGPGGYCICPNCKTRIPHQPGNPCYSIKCPKCGAQMIRE